In Sporosarcina psychrophila, a genomic segment contains:
- a CDS encoding MalY/PatB family protein: protein MKYDFDKVVERSNTASVKWDATEELFGEKELLPLWVADMDFKVPDEVVKAIQSQAEHGIFGYTTRKPSYYEAIIDWMKDHHNWVIEKEWICHSPGVVTALNLIVQAFSEPGDKIIVQPPVYYPFMKAIQNHDRQVVYNPLLFNEGRFEMDFEDLISKIDSSVKMILLCNPQNPGGRVWTESELKRLGDICLERGVLVVSDEIHQDLVFKPGKHIPFSAISEQFADNSIICTAPSKTFNLAGLQTSNIIISNKALREKFVMEGDKYAVTMSNSFGALATEAAYNYGGQWLEEVLDYVEGNLHFITKYFKSNLPVLKVLPLEATYLAWIDCRELGLTPEELEKLFLSKAKVALNQGYVFGPGGEGFVRMNLACSRSTVEKAAQQMKEAIIQLRL, encoded by the coding sequence ATGAAATACGACTTTGACAAAGTAGTTGAGCGTTCGAACACTGCATCTGTGAAATGGGATGCAACAGAGGAATTGTTCGGTGAAAAAGAGTTGCTTCCGCTTTGGGTTGCGGATATGGATTTTAAAGTTCCAGATGAAGTAGTCAAAGCAATCCAGTCCCAAGCAGAACACGGTATTTTTGGATATACGACGAGGAAGCCAAGCTACTATGAAGCTATAATCGATTGGATGAAAGACCACCATAATTGGGTAATAGAAAAAGAGTGGATTTGTCATAGTCCAGGGGTCGTTACCGCTTTAAATTTAATTGTCCAAGCTTTTAGTGAGCCAGGTGACAAAATCATTGTTCAACCGCCCGTATATTATCCATTCATGAAAGCGATTCAAAATCATGATCGGCAGGTCGTATATAATCCACTTCTGTTCAATGAAGGTAGATTTGAGATGGACTTTGAAGATCTGATTTCAAAAATAGATTCTTCGGTTAAAATGATTCTCCTTTGTAATCCACAAAATCCTGGTGGCCGTGTTTGGACGGAATCAGAACTTAAACGGCTCGGTGACATCTGTCTGGAACGTGGAGTCCTTGTTGTATCCGATGAAATTCATCAGGATCTTGTATTCAAGCCTGGAAAACACATTCCATTTTCGGCTATTTCAGAACAGTTTGCTGACAATAGCATCATTTGTACGGCACCAAGTAAAACATTCAATCTTGCTGGTTTACAAACATCGAATATCATAATTTCCAATAAAGCGCTACGAGAGAAGTTTGTAATGGAAGGCGATAAATACGCTGTTACAATGTCGAACTCATTTGGTGCACTTGCCACAGAGGCCGCGTATAATTACGGTGGACAATGGCTGGAGGAAGTTCTTGACTATGTTGAAGGAAATTTGCACTTCATTACGAAGTATTTCAAATCCAATTTACCCGTATTAAAAGTATTACCATTAGAAGCGACTTATCTGGCTTGGATTGATTGTCGGGAATTGGGACTCACGCCCGAAGAGTTGGAAAAACTGTTCCTCTCTAAAGCAAAAGTCGCTTTAAATCAAGGGTATGTCTTTGGCCCTGGAGGCGAAGGATTTGTCCGTATGAACCTTGCTTGCTCTCGCTCAACAGTAGAGAAAGCAGCTCAACAAATGAAAGAAGCGATCATTCAATTGCGGTTATAA
- a CDS encoding ATP-dependent Clp protease ATP-binding subunit gives MQCQHCGKNEATMSLRFQVNQQGMHINMCLTCFQEIQGQLQAGKMPSFSDNANHFFKANGGQQAKTQTKQTEEGHGNGLLDQLGKNISDEARKGLIDPVIGRDQEVRRVIETLNRRNKNNPVLIGEPGVGKTAIAEGLAVKILEGDVPMKLLNKEVYLLDVASLVTNTGIRGQFEERMKQLIEELQARTDVILFIDEIHLLVGAGSTEGSQMDAGNILKPALARGGLQLIGATTLKEYRQIEKDAALERRFQPIIVKEPSAEDTIKILNGLKGRYENFHEVRYTDEAVQAFVTLSQRYIQDRFLPDKAIDLMDEVGSRLNLTHVTTNSDLDSIGMRLGEIIQEKEQAAEVEDYEKAANLRFEEIQLRKQLEEAKQSGEAEKIEVSVADIELIVEEKTGIPVTKLQAAEQVKMKGLQENLSKKVIGQEEAVDKIAKAIRRSRAGLKAKNRPIGSFLFVGPTGVGKTEITKVLAEELFGSRDTLIRLDMSEYMEKHAVSKIIGSPPGYIGHEEAGQLTEQVRRNPYSILLLDEIEKAHPDVQNMFLQIMEDGRLTDSHGRTVSFKDTVIVMTSNAGTGDKKVSVGFNQTVHESVTKLEMLGDYFKPEFLNRFDAIVSFNELTEEHLLEIVDLMLVDLQVTIEENNIAITISQEAKQALVKLGYDKRFGARPLRRVIQDKIEDPLTDLILEEHVEKVRVDVVEEEIVVNKV, from the coding sequence ATGCAGTGTCAACATTGTGGTAAAAACGAAGCGACGATGAGTTTAAGATTTCAAGTGAATCAGCAAGGTATGCACATCAATATGTGTCTTACGTGCTTTCAAGAAATCCAAGGTCAATTACAGGCAGGCAAGATGCCGTCATTTAGTGACAATGCGAATCACTTTTTCAAAGCAAACGGTGGCCAACAGGCAAAAACTCAAACAAAGCAAACAGAAGAAGGTCACGGCAACGGTTTGTTAGACCAACTTGGTAAAAATATATCAGACGAAGCAAGAAAAGGACTGATAGACCCGGTCATCGGACGTGATCAAGAAGTGAGACGTGTCATCGAAACGCTAAATAGAAGAAATAAAAACAACCCAGTGCTAATAGGTGAGCCTGGAGTTGGTAAAACAGCAATCGCCGAGGGGCTCGCAGTAAAAATCCTCGAAGGCGATGTACCGATGAAACTACTGAATAAAGAAGTGTACTTATTAGACGTTGCTTCACTTGTTACCAATACGGGCATTCGTGGTCAGTTTGAAGAGCGGATGAAACAACTAATTGAAGAACTTCAAGCCCGAACAGATGTAATTTTATTCATCGATGAAATTCACTTGCTCGTTGGTGCAGGTTCAACAGAAGGATCGCAAATGGATGCCGGTAATATTTTGAAGCCAGCCTTAGCACGGGGGGGCTTGCAACTCATTGGGGCAACGACATTGAAAGAATATCGTCAAATCGAAAAAGATGCTGCACTTGAACGTCGGTTCCAACCGATTATCGTCAAGGAACCATCTGCAGAAGATACGATTAAAATCTTAAACGGGTTAAAAGGACGTTACGAAAATTTCCATGAAGTACGCTATACAGATGAAGCGGTGCAAGCTTTTGTTACCTTATCACAACGCTATATTCAAGATCGTTTTTTACCGGACAAAGCGATTGACTTGATGGATGAAGTCGGGTCACGTTTAAACCTTACACATGTCACCACTAATTCAGATTTAGATTCAATTGGTATGCGTCTCGGCGAAATCATTCAAGAAAAAGAACAAGCAGCAGAAGTGGAAGACTATGAAAAAGCGGCAAATTTACGTTTTGAGGAAATTCAATTACGTAAACAATTGGAAGAAGCGAAACAGAGTGGGGAAGCGGAAAAAATAGAAGTTTCTGTTGCAGATATTGAGTTAATTGTCGAAGAGAAAACAGGAATTCCTGTGACAAAACTACAAGCAGCAGAACAAGTGAAAATGAAAGGTCTTCAGGAAAATCTCAGCAAAAAAGTCATCGGTCAAGAAGAGGCGGTCGATAAAATCGCAAAAGCAATTCGTCGTAGCCGTGCGGGACTTAAAGCCAAAAATCGTCCCATTGGCTCTTTCTTATTTGTTGGCCCAACGGGTGTTGGTAAAACAGAAATCACAAAAGTCCTGGCAGAAGAATTATTTGGTTCACGTGACACGTTAATACGCCTCGACATGAGTGAATATATGGAGAAACATGCTGTGTCTAAAATTATTGGCTCCCCTCCAGGTTATATAGGGCATGAAGAAGCTGGTCAATTAACAGAACAAGTACGCCGGAATCCGTATTCAATTTTACTCCTTGACGAAATTGAAAAAGCGCATCCAGACGTTCAAAATATGTTCCTTCAGATTATGGAGGATGGCCGCTTAACAGATTCACATGGTCGGACAGTCAGTTTCAAAGATACGGTCATTGTTATGACAAGTAATGCTGGAACAGGTGACAAAAAAGTGAGTGTCGGTTTCAATCAAACAGTACATGAGTCCGTTACAAAACTCGAAATGTTGGGCGATTATTTCAAACCTGAATTTCTCAATCGTTTCGATGCAATTGTTTCATTTAACGAATTAACAGAGGAACATCTACTGGAAATCGTGGACTTAATGCTTGTTGATTTACAAGTAACAATCGAAGAGAATAATATTGCCATCACGATTTCCCAAGAAGCAAAACAAGCATTGGTCAAATTAGGCTATGATAAACGATTCGGAGCCCGACCACTTCGCAGAGTTATTCAAGATAAAATCGAAGATCCATTAACAGATCTTATTTTAGAAGAACATGTTGAAAAAGTCCGTGTCGATGTCGTGGAGGAAGAAATTGTCGTCAACAAAGTGTAA
- a CDS encoding 3D domain-containing protein, whose product MRSNPDKKVIAGDTGSPIKGERIDVFMENEQDALNWGRKTVTIKILD is encoded by the coding sequence TTGCGTTCAAATCCTGACAAAAAGGTCATTGCGGGAGATACTGGTAGTCCTATTAAAGGTGAGAGAATTGATGTCTTCATGGAAAATGAACAAGACGCACTAAATTGGGGACGTAAAACGGTTACAATTAAAATTCTGGATTGA
- a CDS encoding DUF3219 family protein, translating to MTSTIILNEKVIHLCSYEDEKVNGLYKVSVEFNVTSDDYHDITTLLYNGTFDVNIPEQDLLFRGTIHNYSTSITNLYVKDQIGKFKLTLLEVSHKEEE from the coding sequence TTGACCAGTACAATTATTTTAAATGAAAAAGTAATTCATTTATGTAGTTATGAAGACGAAAAAGTAAATGGATTATATAAAGTTTCAGTTGAATTTAACGTAACAAGTGATGATTACCATGACATTACAACTTTACTTTACAATGGAACTTTTGACGTGAATATTCCTGAGCAAGACTTACTTTTTAGAGGAACGATTCATAATTATTCTACTTCCATTACTAATTTGTACGTAAAAGATCAAATCGGAAAGTTTAAATTGACTTTGTTAGAAGTGAGTCATAAAGAAGAGGAGTAG
- a CDS encoding S-layer homology domain-containing protein — translation MFIQKVKSTLVVLAIAGSLLVSQASAEISSDFSDVSTTKPYASAVYELANRNIISGYEDGTFKPAASITRGQAAAIIAKLVKYDTKNVKDPGFKDVASSQWSYGAIAALANAGVINGYGDGRFGPNDSITRAQMASILVKAFGLPPYYYSSSENPFTDTQRLASHQTTINILYKMGITSGTTPTTFSPNAPISRAQAAVLITKAEKVKASIVTLKAADYGWNSIYSYSSYHDQDNIIHTVASDKFNWEEIQLVPMREGTTTLSMTGSTRDPITGVDSHDDYRKYYVHVTKEDEQLKITLEESEDILTTEVLLSSSGEQVKNISLATMEGETIQQEVKLKSCDYHPLHAAPECFSIDDPGEYIATVQYASGKKARHAVAASVYKPSFYLSVHKLEEKPTFTIDLGGTADQFGEYVMPKGGEKIAIISRDKNSNRFHITGVSEGKLQIVFPNSKAAVDRFDIQVRKLGSIINVNASKQNEDY, via the coding sequence ATGTTCATCCAAAAGGTAAAGTCGACTTTGGTGGTACTTGCAATCGCGGGCAGTTTGTTAGTCTCGCAGGCTAGTGCGGAAATTTCAAGTGATTTTTCGGATGTGTCGACTACCAAGCCTTATGCGAGTGCGGTTTATGAACTTGCAAATCGAAACATCATAAGTGGGTACGAAGATGGTACATTCAAGCCTGCCGCCTCCATCACACGCGGACAGGCAGCTGCCATTATTGCAAAGCTGGTGAAGTATGATACGAAGAATGTCAAAGACCCTGGATTCAAGGATGTTGCGTCGTCCCAGTGGAGTTATGGCGCTATTGCTGCACTTGCTAATGCAGGCGTTATTAATGGTTATGGGGATGGACGATTCGGACCAAATGATTCGATTACTCGGGCACAAATGGCTTCTATTCTTGTAAAAGCTTTCGGTTTGCCTCCCTATTACTACAGTAGTAGTGAAAATCCATTCACGGATACCCAACGTTTGGCCAGTCACCAAACGACTATTAACATTCTGTACAAAATGGGGATCACATCAGGGACCACTCCAACAACATTCAGCCCCAATGCACCGATTTCAAGAGCACAGGCTGCAGTACTCATTACAAAAGCGGAGAAAGTGAAAGCGTCAATCGTTACGCTTAAAGCAGCTGACTATGGCTGGAATTCCATCTATTCATACTCGAGCTACCATGACCAAGACAACATCATTCATACGGTTGCAAGTGATAAGTTCAACTGGGAAGAAATTCAACTTGTTCCTATGCGTGAAGGTACTACCACGCTTTCTATGACGGGAAGTACAAGGGATCCTATAACAGGTGTGGATTCGCATGACGACTATAGGAAGTATTATGTACATGTGACGAAAGAAGACGAACAATTAAAAATTACATTGGAAGAGTCAGAAGACATCCTTACGACTGAAGTTCTCTTAAGCTCATCGGGAGAACAGGTGAAAAATATTTCACTTGCCACGATGGAAGGTGAAACAATCCAACAGGAAGTTAAGTTAAAATCTTGTGATTACCATCCTCTCCACGCCGCTCCCGAGTGTTTTTCAATAGATGATCCGGGAGAATATATCGCGACAGTCCAATACGCTAGTGGAAAGAAAGCTCGCCATGCGGTTGCTGCATCCGTCTATAAGCCATCCTTTTATTTATCTGTTCATAAGCTTGAAGAAAAACCAACTTTCACAATCGATCTTGGTGGTACGGCCGATCAATTTGGGGAATATGTTATGCCAAAAGGTGGCGAAAAGATTGCCATCATTTCGAGGGATAAAAACTCCAACAGATTCCACATCACCGGTGTATCGGAAGGCAAACTGCAAATCGTTTTCCCTAACAGCAAAGCCGCTGTTGATCGATTTGACATACAAGTCCGCAAACTGGGGTCTATTATAAATGTAAATGCTTCCAAACAAAATGAAGATTACTAA
- a CDS encoding PH domain-containing protein, with protein MSIFDGIMGNVSEIEVSKVEKEMKDLLALTEKVEHAYKLIRDLLIFTDKRLILVDKQGVTGKKVEYHSIPYKSIVHFSIETAGTFDLEAELKIWLSGSSVPIQKKFNKSLNVYKVQSVLAEYVLK; from the coding sequence ATGAGTATTTTTGACGGCATAATGGGGAATGTATCTGAAATTGAAGTGAGCAAAGTAGAGAAGGAAATGAAGGATTTACTAGCACTTACTGAAAAGGTAGAGCATGCATATAAACTGATTAGAGATCTGTTGATATTTACGGATAAACGTCTAATTCTTGTAGATAAACAGGGCGTCACAGGAAAGAAAGTTGAGTATCATTCCATTCCGTACAAAAGTATTGTACATTTCTCGATAGAAACTGCAGGAACGTTTGATCTGGAGGCTGAACTGAAAATCTGGCTATCGGGGAGTTCTGTACCAATTCAAAAGAAATTCAATAAATCCTTGAATGTTTATAAAGTACAAAGCGTGCTAGCAGAATATGTTTTGAAATGA
- a CDS encoding sulfate adenylyltransferase: MVNVVAENKYLNYPQQPHGGKLVDKVVTGTEREEELVRAKQLPTIMVDMEASITLEMIATGVLSPNEGFMNEADYNSVLSKGRLTSGVIWPAPLSFAPIGNRNKEIVKSLKVGDEITLADENNEPVAIMKIEDVFQYDKERRASALFGTTDRNHPGVDAIYRRMGDVSLGGPIRLLRRMDWGPFEKLRLEPKDTWRIFYEEKKFRTAAGFITGANPLHRGHEYIHKNALEELDGLLLQPLVEMAKREYTRHEYRMLSYRSVLDTYYPKGRSILAPLRVTYIFAGPRETVLHALIMKNSGCTHALIGRDHAGIGDYYDKYASHSIFDEFKPEELGIEVRLYHEVFYCTRCDSPATGQSCPHDEQYRINISGTGIREMLRHGIMPPKEIVRPESARIAMQGVQPKGLDEFERSISPVGKTLNSIFPFYLTRTRLGGRKRNTPLTVEQLTNLDLEAANLDVRTNADQIYRDIFDEFSCVGDVNRGLQPEWIADARESMRVQQEMVIQDLEEKVSLAPTTASDEFLYQDKEESQRELDVAKKILADIPRVLSEDYLQERTWNVLPYNRYRGSDEPKEEDMEK, translated from the coding sequence ATGGTAAATGTTGTAGCGGAAAATAAGTATTTGAACTATCCACAACAGCCTCATGGTGGCAAATTAGTGGATAAGGTTGTGACGGGAACAGAGCGGGAAGAGGAGCTGGTCAGGGCCAAGCAGTTACCAACGATTATGGTAGACATGGAGGCTTCCATAACGCTTGAAATGATTGCCACAGGGGTGTTATCTCCCAATGAAGGCTTTATGAACGAAGCTGATTATAATTCTGTTCTTTCGAAAGGGCGATTAACAAGTGGCGTAATATGGCCGGCGCCGCTAAGCTTTGCTCCAATAGGTAATAGGAACAAGGAAATCGTCAAGTCCTTAAAAGTTGGAGATGAGATCACACTTGCCGATGAAAACAATGAACCTGTCGCTATTATGAAAATAGAAGATGTTTTTCAGTATGATAAGGAACGACGTGCATCTGCCCTTTTTGGTACAACCGATCGTAATCATCCAGGGGTAGATGCAATTTATAGAAGAATGGGGGATGTCTCTTTAGGTGGACCTATTCGGTTATTACGGCGAATGGATTGGGGACCATTTGAGAAACTTCGACTGGAACCAAAAGATACGTGGCGTATATTTTATGAGGAGAAGAAGTTTCGTACTGCGGCAGGTTTTATAACAGGGGCCAATCCCTTGCATAGAGGTCATGAGTATATTCATAAGAACGCTTTAGAAGAATTGGATGGCTTACTTCTTCAACCTTTAGTTGAGATGGCCAAACGTGAGTATACACGTCATGAATACCGTATGTTGTCTTATCGAAGCGTTTTAGATACGTATTATCCAAAAGGTCGCTCCATTCTTGCACCTTTGCGAGTGACGTATATTTTTGCAGGGCCGCGTGAGACTGTTTTACATGCCTTAATTATGAAGAATTCTGGATGTACGCATGCGCTCATCGGGCGAGATCACGCGGGAATTGGTGATTATTATGATAAGTACGCGAGTCATAGTATATTTGACGAGTTTAAACCGGAAGAGTTAGGGATCGAGGTTCGGCTGTATCATGAAGTCTTTTACTGCACACGTTGTGATAGTCCTGCTACAGGGCAGTCCTGTCCACATGATGAACAGTATCGGATCAATATTTCTGGTACGGGTATACGAGAAATGCTTCGTCATGGGATTATGCCACCGAAGGAAATTGTACGTCCTGAATCAGCTCGTATTGCGATGCAGGGGGTTCAGCCAAAAGGGCTTGATGAGTTTGAAAGATCCATTTCACCGGTTGGCAAAACACTTAATAGCATATTCCCTTTCTATTTAACAAGAACAAGGCTCGGTGGACGAAAACGCAATACACCTTTGACAGTGGAGCAACTCACTAACCTTGATTTGGAAGCGGCGAACTTGGATGTCCGCACCAATGCAGACCAAATTTATCGGGACATTTTTGATGAGTTTAGTTGCGTCGGTGATGTCAATCGCGGTTTGCAACCGGAGTGGATTGCAGATGCCCGGGAGTCAATGCGCGTTCAACAAGAAATGGTCATTCAGGACTTGGAGGAGAAAGTGTCGCTAGCTCCAACTACCGCTTCCGATGAATTCTTGTATCAGGATAAGGAAGAATCCCAACGTGAACTTGATGTCGCTAAAAAGATTCTTGCGGACATTCCGAGAGTGCTGAGTGAAGATTATTTACAAGAAAGAACTTGGAATGTTCTACCTTATAATCGCTATCGTGGCAGCGATGAACCAAAAGAAGAGGATATGGAAAAGTAA
- a CDS encoding S-layer homology domain-containing protein codes for MKSKLTAVLTALLLIFAATPFQAQAAIQFSDVGKHWAKNEIMYLSDRNIIGGYPDGTFKPNEPITRSQAASMLIKALKMPLTENTSVAFKDVSKKSPYYQILATVNEKGILRGDNGYMRPGEKTSRAQMAAILRRAFDMPLDKQATFIDVTPSHWAYQDINGIAKQRVAGGSNGKYMPSDSVTRAQFSAFLVRAMDDKMKLSNYHSYVSTKGKTVEQGSFTYFTERDQKYNYSIIKENKETGKREVILKREDIPKSQWDFGSVIFMHDNTRLVLYNDELYIPYWSGGFSEADEVPFAFAVMKMKTDGQDLVKMKEPNQMSNMFVWNDRIFYTGMGRPYIGPDDFVDSTLSLYSTAMDGSSDKRKEFTFDARVTYDYYEESNNQPNLYREAGDDFLSVLHDHSTMYYFNKKGVFKYSLLDKKTIKLSNILGKRMEVTDTQLIVTDTKGKKHSLKK; via the coding sequence TTGAAAAGTAAACTGACTGCCGTATTGACGGCTCTACTGCTCATTTTCGCTGCGACCCCATTCCAAGCACAGGCTGCCATTCAGTTTTCCGACGTGGGTAAGCATTGGGCGAAAAATGAAATCATGTATTTATCTGACCGAAATATTATCGGCGGCTATCCGGATGGCACATTCAAGCCGAATGAGCCAATCACCCGGTCGCAAGCCGCATCGATGCTCATCAAGGCATTAAAAATGCCACTGACGGAAAATACCTCCGTCGCATTCAAAGACGTATCCAAAAAATCACCGTATTATCAGATCCTGGCGACGGTGAATGAAAAAGGAATTCTCCGCGGCGACAATGGCTACATGCGTCCTGGTGAAAAAACATCTCGCGCGCAAATGGCCGCGATCCTGCGTCGCGCGTTCGACATGCCGCTCGACAAGCAAGCAACATTTATTGACGTCACACCGTCACACTGGGCCTATCAGGACATCAATGGAATCGCAAAACAGCGCGTCGCGGGCGGATCGAATGGCAAATATATGCCATCAGACTCTGTCACGCGTGCACAGTTTTCGGCATTTTTAGTCCGTGCCATGGATGATAAGATGAAACTAAGCAACTACCATTCTTATGTCAGTACAAAAGGTAAAACCGTTGAACAGGGTAGCTTTACCTATTTCACTGAGCGGGACCAAAAGTACAATTATTCTATTATCAAAGAAAATAAGGAAACCGGTAAACGCGAAGTAATTTTGAAAAGAGAGGATATACCGAAGAGCCAATGGGATTTCGGCTCGGTTATTTTCATGCATGATAATACCCGGCTCGTCCTTTATAACGATGAGCTGTATATCCCTTACTGGAGCGGCGGATTTTCCGAAGCGGATGAAGTACCATTTGCTTTCGCTGTAATGAAGATGAAGACGGATGGACAAGATTTGGTGAAAATGAAAGAGCCGAACCAGATGAGCAATATGTTTGTTTGGAATGATCGGATTTTCTACACAGGTATGGGTCGACCCTACATTGGTCCGGATGATTTTGTGGACAGTACGTTATCCCTTTATTCCACAGCGATGGATGGCAGCAGCGATAAGAGGAAGGAATTTACTTTTGATGCGCGCGTGACGTATGACTATTACGAGGAATCGAACAACCAACCAAACCTGTATCGGGAAGCGGGCGACGATTTCCTCTCCGTGCTGCATGACCACTCCACGATGTATTATTTCAATAAAAAAGGCGTCTTCAAGTACAGTTTACTGGATAAAAAAACAATCAAGTTGTCGAATATCCTTGGGAAACGGATGGAAGTGACGGATACGCAGTTGATTGTGACAGACACGAAAGGGAAGAAACATTCGTTGAAGAAATGA
- a CDS encoding TVP38/TMEM64 family protein, with the protein MNRWKKATIIFLVIMILFFVNLNTDLFRSIISGNIESITSILGDNKAFTLFITFMIMLVHNTFPVIPLFLVILINNTLFGFQLGIVWSILTSILCAIIVFLSIRYVLQDFVLKKVNLSNISKVEQSGLWYVFGARIFPFAPTSIINGVSGVSTIRLSYFIIATALGNITIFFVYTLIQAGLLSQGFNEYVTGIIILSGFIVYYYFKKVTLRKKN; encoded by the coding sequence TTGAACAGGTGGAAAAAAGCGACAATTATTTTTCTCGTAATTATGATCTTGTTCTTCGTTAATTTAAATACCGATTTATTTCGCAGTATTATCTCCGGAAATATAGAGTCTATCACTTCTATATTAGGAGATAATAAAGCTTTCACTTTGTTCATTACCTTCATGATTATGTTGGTTCATAATACATTTCCTGTAATACCACTTTTCCTTGTCATTTTGATAAATAATACTCTTTTTGGTTTTCAATTAGGTATCGTGTGGAGCATATTAACGAGCATTCTCTGTGCGATAATTGTATTTCTAAGTATTCGATATGTCCTTCAAGATTTTGTACTGAAAAAAGTTAATTTGTCCAATATTAGTAAAGTAGAACAGAGTGGACTATGGTATGTATTTGGGGCAAGAATATTTCCTTTTGCTCCTACAAGTATCATTAACGGTGTTTCAGGTGTTAGTACCATTCGACTTTCATATTTTATTATCGCAACAGCATTAGGAAATATTACTATATTCTTTGTTTATACTCTTATTCAGGCAGGATTGCTTTCACAAGGTTTCAATGAATATGTGACTGGAATCATTATTCTTTCAGGATTCATTGTATATTACTATTTTAAAAAAGTTACTTTGCGAAAAAAGAACTAA